One Argentina anserina chromosome 6, drPotAnse1.1, whole genome shotgun sequence genomic window, ATCCGGTAATTAGTAACCACCTGTTCCATTTTTTTCCGTTACTTATTCTTCGACCATAAAAGACCCAATTTATGAAGGAAATTCTCTTACAATTTGCAGATCAAGCTTTCTACAAAAACCAGCTTGAAGGACCTCGCCACATCAATCAACAAATATGTGAAAGCCAAAGATGAAGTTGTTAAAGATGAACTATAGACATATACAAATTGTTCTACAAGAACTCTGAGATAGGATGTGATAGTGATTACTTAGTGATTTGTAACCTGAAGGCATAAGGAATTGGTAGAGGTATCACTTTGTTCAAAGCAAGATGAGTCTGTCATCCTGTTGCCCCTTTTTCACGAGTTGCTCTGTTGCTGGAGGCGCATACTTGTCAGTTATTATGATTTATGACAGTCGCCACCGTACTTGGATCAAGTTCACAAGGATTTTAGTGATATGCTATATaaaccaatgttttaaaaaactcgaCTCAAGGCTCGTTTGAGGCTTTAAAAGCTTAAAGTTACTTACATAACGCCTCTGTTTTTAGGTCTGGACACCGAGGCTCGTCTTTTACGTCTTATGTTACGTTTTTTATGTCTTTTACGTATTTTACTACGCTTTAGAAAATAATCTTTTTaagtatatttttatatttatttatataatgtgtttaatttgatgaaaactatctaaaatgtttggattatgaatttcattatatctaaatgcaataaattggtaagttcttatgtatatttattctttttgtatgtgtataattatatatttacacatttaactactaatttttttataacataaggcTTACGCCTTATGCGCCTAAAATTCTAAGGCTCAAGGCTCTCAAGAAAACGCTTTAGGATACGCATtcgctttttaaaacattgatatAAACAAGTGTTATGACTATATGGACAATTTGAGTTATGCGCAAGATCATAGCATGGTTCAAAATCTCCTTAAAATCTCCTTGATATTTCCGATTTATCCTTTGATATCTCTCTTTTtcaaaaaacgatatatcttaggggtaaatatcttattttttgtCATATTTGCGATATTTCTCCAATAACATGAAACATctccgatatatccgatatatttttgatattttagagaaatatttgaaaattttcacttatAAAAAATGTATCTCAACTTAAGATGTCTTGAACTCTCGGAGATGAGTTTTTTTACTATAGATCCTAGATCAGGCTTGAGGTACTAGATAATGTTAATAAATGTATCAGTTTATATGTagtttaataataaataaagaaataatttCGGAATACgaatgatatttttttaaatccctaatatatctccgatatatccgacatctccttaaaaaaaacgatatatctacCGATATCTATATTACCTTGGATCATACTATAATAGTTGGAGAAATTTCTCGAaagaaacaacaacaacaacaacacttGAAGTTTCAGCACATTTTTTCTGTAAATCCTACAATGTCACATGATCTCATCCATAGTCACCAGGGAAATCACCCGTCAAGTGTGATGGAGTTTGCTGGGAGAATTGTACCGTACCTGTTTGTTATCTGTATTTTAAGAATGTCATCATAAGCTCAAGGTCTTGGCATAAAAGGCAGAATGTAAACTTCCCAAAGCTATATATACGAAATTACGAACAGGTTGGTCTTACATCAACATGTACTGTTAACTTATAACTTGGTCATCATTATTTCAATGCTTATAACTTGGTCATCATTATTTCAATGCTCAAAAGAGTTATTTTCTACTGAATCTTCGAGTGAACTAGTGTAACTTCTTGCATATCAAGTACATCCTTACTAGTCGCAGATGACTGCAGCTAACCTACTCATTATTTCATATACTTTCGGGTGCATTTTAACAGCGTGCCTCATGGTTATGCGGCTACCACCAAGGCCTACAACCGTCTGGATGAGCTTATTTGACTGCATCAAAAGTGCCATGGCCCGCAAACGACGGCTGCTGGATAAAAGAGGTTGCCATGGCTACTTCaattatattgttgttgtttttgttgctGCTGCTCCATCCAAATATGTCACACATTCAATTATTTCATGGCTGCTCCAATTACCTCctggttgttgttttgttgttgttgcactGTATTGCATCAATTACAGATCACACATTCAACTATCTCATGGCTGCTTCAACTATCTCGTGGCTGTTAAGAAGAAAATAGGGCATATTGCATAGTTTTTGTTTGACTTCTAATTATTAGGATCTGATGTGCGGAAACGACCAACAATTTCACACACACGGGTCTAATAATTCTGATACTTCTTTCACTGTAGCCACGCGGTGGAGTTCGGTATGAGGTTTTCCACAAAAGATCTCGACATTAGTGGGTGGTAGCAATTCTTATAACCCAAGAATGACCCTTCACCTTTTCCAATGTGAGATTTCAAATTGCTTAAATCTAAGCCAATCAAATGTCAACAATCTCCACCTTGGCATGATTCGAGTCATCACTAATTGTCTCACTATCCGAATAGCTCCATCTCGACTACAAACATCTTGTAACCCCAATCCAAATGGGAGCTCCACCAAATTCGATTGTACGAGACACTAAGTCTCAAGTGTAACttgggctctgataccaattgtTGTGCGAAAGTGACCCACAATCTCACACACACGGGTCCAGTAATGCCGATACTCTCCCTATTTTAGCCACCCGGTGGAGTTTGGGTATAGAGTTTTCCACAAAAGCCTCGACATTAGTGTGTTGGAGCAATCCTTATAATTCAAGAATGACTCTTCACATTTTCCAATGTGTGATTCTAAATTGTGATTTAAACCAATCAATTTCCAACAGGATCTACATATGCATCAGTTTAAGAGCCCAGCTAAGTCTAATAAATATGCATTGGTAGTGCAAATGTAATTTAATTCCTAGTCTATAGTCTTAAGCATGGGAAGTTGTCAACTTAGTTTTGGTCAAATTGAGAGTCCTATTGAAACTTTGTTAATGTTGTGTATTACGCTGTGACGATACGCTTCACTATTCGTTCATAAGATATGTCGTGCTTCTTGTTCTGTTCCTGTCACAAGTAGCACGAATCGTCAAAGTGGAGACTTCGTCGGCGTGAACTTCAACTCTCCGATGCTCAAGTCAGGTTGATAATAATTCATGCAGAGTAACAATGAGTGGTTTAGTTTgcttaccttatgaggtcaagggtttgaccttttatagttaagttgaggtagatcattcaTTCATCTTCTGATGTGAGACAAAGTCCAGTTGAGGTGTTCTCTGGAGCTTTCATTgggatgcgcgtgagggcgcgtccgtagtcGGTTTGGGCCGCGGGGAAGCTCGTTGCACAACTAGGGCGGCTGGCTTCCTGTTGGTACTGCGAGACTGGGCTATTTATGAGCCTTACTGTGTTGATAGTTGCGCTGATTATGGCGAGCATAAGCCTATGTCAACCAACTTGAATTTCATCTATATAGTCTTCTATCATGGAAGGTTGGTCTTGCTGGGTAGATTGTTATCTATAGGTGCTATAATAAGCCTTGCCTGAACTATATAATCTAGAGAGAAGCAATTAGGGCTAGCTAGAGTAGACGACGTACGTAGAGATTGAGATGGAGGTGGTGCAAGTACTTCATATGAACAAAGGAGATGGTGAGACGAGTTATGCCAGAAACTCCACTGTTCAGGTGATCATCCATCCATCGATCAATTGGCTTCATTTTTTGGATCTTGAACATGTCATTGTCATACTGAATTTGTTAATGTTTCAATTGTTGTAGAGAAAAACACAATCTATCGTCAAACCAATCATTGAAAAAGCGGTGCTAGAACTCTTGGAATCCAACATCATGGGAATAGAGAGCATGGGAATAGCAGATCTGGGTTGCTCCTCTGGACCCAACACATTACTACTCATCTCGCATATCCTGGATATGATACATGCTAAACCTAGCAGAGTTACAGAGCTAAGAGTGTTTCTGAATGACCTCTTTAGCAACGATTTCAATTCCATTTTTATGTCACTCCCATCATTCTACAACAAACTGAAACGAGACCATGATAAAGGTCGCGATCCCGATCAGCATGTCATGCATCCCTTTGTTTCTGCCGTGCCCGGTTCATTTTACGGTCCATTGTTTCCCAGAAAGAGCCTGCACTTTGTTCACTCTTCTTTTAGGCTTCACTGGCTCTCTCGGGTCCCTGATGACCTAAACAACAAAGGAAATATATGTATTTCTAAGAGCAGCCCGAAATGCGTATTAGATGCACACTCCATGCAGTTTCAGAAAGACTTTGCTGATTTTCTGAGTTCTAGGGTACCAGAAATGGTTGAAGGAGGACGAATGGTACTGTGCTTCATGGGCAGGCGATCATCCGACCTAACAGTTGATGATGAGGGCAATCTCCACTCGTTAGAGCTCTTAGCCGACGCTTTGGCTGCCATGGTTTCAAAAGTAAGACTCATATCGATTGCTTCATTTGCCCTAGTTTTTCGGTCACTAAGACACTACCTatacaaatttatttttattgttaattCTAGGGTCTTATAGAAGAGGAGAAGGTGAATTCCTTCAACGTTCCCTACTATACGCCATGTCCAGAGGAATTGAATTTGGTGTTAGAAAAACAAGGGTCTTTCATCAAGGACCGTATTGAAGCTTTCAGCATGGACTGGGAAGCCAGCGCAGCTGATCTGAATCAGAACATGAGAGCAGTTGGTGATGATCAAAAGATAACTAAAAGTGGGCAACGAATTTCCAATAGCCTAAGAGTTGTGGCAGAGTCGATGCTTGAATCTCATTTTGGAAAAGAGATGGTGGATGAAGTTTTTCAAAAACATGCAGAGCTCGTAAGCAAGTGCTTATCAAGTAGAACTACTAGACCGAAATATATCATTTTCGTCatttcacttgtaaaaataGGGAACTGAATCTAGCTTCTATTCTATGAGTTctatcatatatatgtttgtagCAAAATAATGAGGTGTAATCCTATATGACATATCATATCATCTTGCAATGTCATCaattaaaataatcaaaacaTGTCATATATCTCAATTTCTACTATTATAACTAAaagctttttttttggtgtaaAAAACTATAAGGGTAAAAAATGTAAAtagtaaagaaaaaaataaaaataaaaattactagagataataaaaaagaaagaagtgtTGTGGTTAACACTATTTTAGTGGATAGTGGGAAGTTGAATCCGTGCGTGTAAAAGGCTAGTTTTTAGAAATAGATGCTTTGCTGTTAATGACCATCAGGATTAGGAAGTCTGGTATTGAGCATTGAGCATGAGCTCAATATGCAGCTTAACCAGACTCCAGGTCCATCTGCGTTTCTCATCCCAACAGTTACTGTACATTACTTACTAGTTACTTCTCCTTAGTCTTCTTATAGCTTTTTCATATCACATTGTCTCTCCTCAATGTGCCCTCCAATTAATTTGCAACCTACTTTCATATAGGAGAAACCCATCTTTCACTCCAAGCCTACTCTAGAAATGGTAATAAGACTGGAACTCCTCTTAGCCGTGTTTGATCATCTCTTAACTAATTgtctaaatagcggttatcgacatcgtatcggttttgtaaaataaagatataacggggatatatcgagatatatcagatttatcgtttttgttaatttttaatttaaatttaatatatttataaacatatagtttaaaatattcaaaatataccaaataatattaactactaagtactaattgaataaaaataggtGCATAAAAGATAGTttgagatattgattatgcattcatgcattataaactctctcatcatcagaatcaaagtcaaactcatcttctctattatcttcatcctcatcttctgagataaaatcatcttcataaatcaCCTTCTGCCTATTTGcgtctccttaaaaaaaatcaccgaaaaaaagtcaccgaaaaaaaaagtcaacgaaaaaatatcataaaaaaaagtctaaaaaaaagtccacAGAAAAAAgtccaccaaaaaaaaatccaccgaaaaaaaatatcaaatgaaaaaaaaatccaccgaTATATAGCATGTTGACCCGATATTTagagttgaccgatatattaagACGATATGACATTTATCCTATcggtttctaaatatcaccgatatatcccgatatttagaaTACTGCTCCTAACTAATTAAACCTCTTGGTGTCGAAGTTTGGTGTCGAAGGTGTGTATAGTAATCATAATCTAAAACCCAAAATTAAATTGGATGGATGAATGGGTAAAATGCAGTTATCACTGAAGCGAAAAGCCAAAGTTTCCATGAGATAATCTCAATAGTGGACTAGTATCAATAAGCTGTTTCAACATGAGTTTGCCAATCCAGAAACAATGATCCTACTTATTGAAGAAGACAGTAGTGCCAGATCAGAATGATTACAATGGGCTTTAAATATGGATGCTCAAACTGTTAAACCACAGGAGTCAATAATGGTTTGTTCAAGAAATGCGCCTCAAGATTCCCAATAACAAGGTCAGCCATTGCATTGCGAGTTTCTGTAGTGGCACTTCCTACATGAGGCAAGAGCACCACATTTTCAAGCCCAAACAGCTGCTCCGGTACCTCTGGTTCATTCTGATACACATCGAGGCCAGCTCCACCCAATCGACCTTCTATCAGTGCAGATACCAACTCAGCTTCATCAACATGATGACCCCTCCCAATGTTAATGAGAACACCTTTTGGCCCCAACGCATCAATGACTTCACGATTGATAATATGGCGGGTTTCTTCAGTAAGTGGGCATGCAACAACTAGAACATCACAGTTAGACGCCAATTCCACAACAGTAGGATAATACTTGTACTTCAAATCTGATTTTTCTGTTCTGGAAAAGTAGGCAATGGGGCAGCTAAAAGCCTCAGCTCTCTTGGCAACTGCTTTGCCAATTCTTCCCAAACCAATGATGCCAACTGTTTTTCCAGTGAacttaaatgaaagaaaaaatcattaCAAGAGGTAAATAATCTATACCAGGAAGACAAAAGGGTAAAGAAACATGAGGAAAAATGCATGTCAAATATGAACTTTAGATTTCATATTAAAGTTACAAAATTAACAACCATGTTCAATTAAGCAAGTTATTGTAAATATTCCAGTAGCAGATACTGAAGGGCTAGTAATATCAATATATGATTATAAATTTTCACTCAAAATACACAAGTAACATTTGGAAGCAGTTGGAAGACTTCGCATCTTATGGTCCCATTTGGAAGCTACaaatttcataaatccaacaatgcAGCAGATTTAAACATAAGAGGCAGAAGTGAGGAAACATTTAAACAAATGATTGAGTACTAATAGCTCTACAACAGTAGCAATGACACAGAAGAGTACAATCACTAGAGAAATACCCAGTTCAACCAATATCGGGAGAAATACCCAGTTCAACCAATATCAATCCACCCTTTCACAAAGAACAGGGAAACGAGCACCAATATAGAATTCGAAGAATTTGGATGATACTGATATGACTTTGCATTCTCTTCCTAATACACTATAGAACACAATGCAGAATTCtctccaaagtccaaataaAGCAAGATTTCTTCAAAAAACGAATGTACATCATACATCTCTATATCAAAACACCAACTACTCTCTTGCTGGGTTGATGTCATACTTACATCAGAACAAAAGCCATCCATAAAACATCTCCGGCAAAGACCAACAACTCAATCATTAACAGGGTATTCACTATTTACCAATAGACCAACAACTCAACAGCAAAGACATAATGCCACAAAACTAAACTAAACAAACAATCCAATCAAATTCAAACCCAACAAATAACCAATGAAACagtgaaaaaaaatgtaaccTTTGTAGTCAACTCGTAGTCACCCTTCTTCCACAGGCCACTCCTGACATACCGGTCACTCTCACACAGCCGCCGCATCACGGCCAGAGTCAACCCAATAGCAATGTCGGCCACGTCATCGGTCAGCACATCAGGGGTGTTAGTGACCCTGACACCCTTTTCCTTGCAGTACTTCAAGTCGACCTTGTCGACCCCAACGCTGTTGCAGGAGACGATCTCCAGCTTGGGCAGAGAGTCAATCAGCTCAGCGTCGGCGCCGGAGGAGGCGTTGCCGATGAGAGCGCGGATGGAGGCGGCGTGGTCTTTGACGAACTGGGTCTTGTGGGGGGCGGTCCAGAGCTTCAAGAGGTTGAAGCGCTTCTCGAGCTCTTGTTCTAAGTAAGGGGACATTGGGATTGGTAGGAGGACACCTACGGACTCCATTGTTTGGTTTGGTGGGTTTTGGGGTTTGGGTTGGGATTCGTGAAGAGAGGAGTTTTGTGTAGTGACTTGAAATGGTTTGAGTGTGTGTTTGTGGTGATCAGCAACAAGCAAATGTCGTCGTCGGCCGTGTAGGATAAAGGAATTAATATTTAGCTGGAGTAttgatttattatttatatacaaattgagatgatttattttctgatccataatttctttttggtataacttgttagaaGAAAATTAGTAAGTTGTTGTCCTTCTTAATTTTGTAAAGGATGCTACTAAATGTACCCAGcaaatatatgaaaaatcATAAGATTCTCATACTATGGGTCGGTAGCTATGTACTTTACTTCGTCTACTTCGTTGTGCCCCAAGTAGAAACCTTAATTCCCTCCGATCCCTAAGAATGCTTAAAGATTTCTAGACGCCCCTACTCTGCCACGGTAACCAGCGGTGATGGTGGCTTCCAATCTAGACCTTCTTGGGCACGGCCAATAGCCAAAGGTCGAATGCCAACCTCCCCAAACCAAAGGTGTTCAGTGTTTGAAGGAAAACAGTACAGACTTGCCCTTCTCTGTCCCTCTACGATTACCCATTCGACCTTCATGCCACTTATTTCACCCCAATGTGGATTACCTCTATGGCAAAATTtagttgagacttgagaatATGTTGAAAGTTGACTTGCATAACAAGCAATATAAACCAAACAAGCATAATAATAAGCAAAGAATATAAATAACTTTGGATCCAACAAACAAGAATTACTAACTACGTAAAAGAAGTGAAGTACCTTGGTGGCCAACTTGTAGTCACCCCTCTTCCACTGACCACTCCTCACATACTGATCGCTCTCACACAGCCTCCGCATCACCGCCAGCACCAACCCGATGACGATGTCTGCCACATCATCGGTCAACACGTCGGGTGTGTTGGTGACTCGAATACCGTTTTCCCTGCATTTCTCCAAATCAACTTTGTCCATCCCAACGCTGAAGCTAGAAATGATCTCCAACTTGGGAAGACTCGATCATCTTGGCATCGGCTCCAGCTCCCCCGCTGCCGACGATGGCTCTTATGGAGGTGGAGTTGTCCTTGATGAACCGAGTTTTGTGAGGGACAGACCAGAGCTTGAGGACGTTAAAGCGCTTATCGAGCTCTTGTTCTAAATAAGCTGAAACGGGGACTGGCATGAGCACATCGATGGAGTCCATTTGGAGGATTTGGGGTTGGAATTGGTTCTGTTTTCGTGTCTCGGAGTCTCTTTGCTCAGCTCTTCCAAACTAGAGGAATTTGTATAGAAGTAAAAGAGTGACAACAACAGGCTGACTCATAGTCGTAGAAGCAGCGAGGAGGACAAGTACCCTCTAGGAAAAAAGAAATGGAATAGTAGAATACAACCAAACCAAGAGAGCGGATATCCACCAACTGGTAAGGCCAATAGTACAagggcaaattataaaaatgtactatttcttaatttatattagaaaaaagtcattacttataaattaattataaaaaaattatcacatttaagtggaaattataaaaaggtcaacaaaattagaaaaaaaatcactttaaaaatattttatagacTAATTTGCCATTTcttactatttttcttctttttttcattctctttctaattccggccataactttctcgtccggctctcctctttcatttgatatactacccactccgaaTCGACTAACCGTACAAGGCGCAATAACCATCGCAAATGGTTGCCGCCATCAATGACGGTGCTTCAAGCAATTCCGACGAAACCGAAGCTCAAAATTCCCTAATTCctgctattctcttcattctgagtatacttataccaatctcatttgaattttaacaaaatttcacatatttccacatttcctctcagcatgtcacacctcctgtcacagacgttgtcacactatctcttaactgtcacacctactgtcacaaccgttattacacccactgtcacagaaGCTGTGACACTATTTATTTACATAGATACTGTCACATATCCTGTCACAgatgctgtcacactacctatcacagatgctgtcacacccgctgtcacactacctatcacagatGTTGTCACAGCTGCTGTCACAcccgctatcacactacctatcacagctgctgtcacacctactgtcacactacctgtcacacgaCCTGTCACACCTGCATactgctgtcacactacctgtcacacccacCCATTGTCACATtgttgtgatgatgatgagaagaagaagaagaagaagaataataataataataataataataataataataataataataataataaactgCTTTGGGCACCCATGAAATGCTATGGGCACCCCTTAATCATCTTCTCCCTTAAACCCATATCTGGGTTTCTTTTTCCGGCTAGCTGCATCTGCAGCAACACCAACCTTTTTGGCGTCCTGGCCTCAAAGCAAACCTAGGACCAAGCCTACAACTTCaagatctctctctctatcctCGACGAGCACCCTAGAATCAACCTTGCCATCAATGACGTCAACGAGGTCAACCCCAATCTTGATTTAGTCAAAAGCTGCGGGTCGGAGACGAAGGTGGTGTTACGActtttgtgaaaaaaaaatggcagTGGCATTCTTTGTAATTTTGGCGAAAAATAGGGGCAACGCTATAACTAATTTaagaaaatgatttttttctaatttttaaatcttacttgacttttttctaatttcaaatgtcaaaaatgacttttttataagaagcccaCAGTACAATACAAAGGCTAGCAATCATGCAAATATAACAAAGATTAAAAAAAGGCAGAGTTGAgttacaaaatgaaaatatattaatGGGAGAATATATAGGGTACATTGGTGGAGAAAAGAACCGTGCTCTACCTTAATCCTATTCCAATTTCCAATTCACCCTTACCATTTATCACTAAGACCCTGAGGTAATGAAACTGCTGAAGTTGTAGCTGATAGTAACGTCAAGTTATTCAAAGATGAAGATAATTAGACCACAACCTCTTCAAACAGCAATATATATTCTTGATTTGCTAAGGTTCATTTCTTAAGTGGTCTAGCTGTTTTCAAAATGAAACATATGGTTGCTAAAAATGAAGCTGGACATGCATGTTCTTTGTCTTGAGATCGATTTTCTGAGAAGTTGGAAATTAGAGCCAATTCACGCGCAAAATTTTCACAAAAAGGCTGGAgacacaaaaacaacaacgaGAACGAGTCTACTACTTGTATTGTTTCATGTAGTAGCTCACCTACTTGCTTGTATTTGGTCAAGGCCAAGTTCAAAGAAAACAAGGGAGTAAGAATCACTGAAGATAGTTCAAGAATCTTTTCTTCCTCTCAGTCATCTGCACGATTGCATGAACAACCTAGAGAGAATGCTTATCCTATAAAAATGAAGTTGTTACTACAGTAACAAAAGCTTTTGGGTGATTGGACTTGTTGAAAGTTCATCCATGTTATACAAGTCAAACGAGATCATTGGTTTGACAGATGACACTAGCTCCAAAATACATTGTCTGCtagattaatttttttcagtAATAGGCTAAAGTTCAATAGTTGGTATCACTAATCATATTATGGCTGCAATGTTCAAATGTCTAAAGAGAACAACAtacaagaaaagaataaacttCTCTGCTCCAGAACAAAGAAGTCTAAGCTAGGCAAAGATGATTATACAAAAATAATACAACGTGTTATAAGAAGAATTGAAGGCAAAAGAAGCCAGAGAAAAGGAACTGGATATTGTTGAAATGGATATAGTCTAAAGTGGTCAGAATAATATAAAGTAACACAAATGTAAAGTACAAAGAATTAAAAGAGGGCCAGTAACCTCAGTATACTACAGTCTGCAGATATCAGAGACCAACACTAAACCTAATACCATAGTTCTAGCTATTACTGGCAATTTTTGTGACTATTTCAATATATGTGGGTTTGCGTCCACTATATTAGGTCATGTATGTCTTTCCTGCTATGCACATCAgattatgagtttgttttctttgaaaTAGATGGATGAGTGTGTGAAATACAACCAGCCAATAACCAATCACTAAACCAAGAAGCCAAATATGGATTTAGAAGATGAGATGAGATAAATATCGATAATGGACCTAGTATCAGTCAGCGGTTTTATGGGTTTCTCAATCAAGGAAAAATGATATCAGTTAAAGAAGAAGATACTAATGCAAGATTAAGATGATACCTCAAACGGCTCTATATATGGATGCTCAAAGCTGTTAAATCACAGGGGTCAACAATGGTTTGTTTAAGAAGTGAGCCTCAAGATTCGCAATAACAAGGTCAGCCATTGCATTGCAAGTTTCGGTAGTATCACTTCCTGCATGAGGCAAGAGCACCACATTTTCAAGCCCAAACAACTGCTCTGGTACTTCCAGTTCATTCTGATACACATCAAGACCAGCTCCAGCTAATCGGCCTTCTGGAAGTGCAGATAACAACTCTGGCTCATCAACATGATGACCCCTCCCAATGTTAATTAGAACACCTTTTGGCCCCAACTCATCAATGACTTCACGATTTATAATATGGCGGGTGTCTTCAGTAAGTGAACATGCAACAACAGTCGGATAATACTTGTACTTAAATTCCGGTTTCTCTGTTCTGGAAAAGTAGGCAATGGAGCAGCTAAAAGTCTCAGCTCTCTTGGCAACTGCTTTGCCTATTCTTCCCAGACTGAGGATACCAACTGTTTTTCCAGTGAactgaaataaaaagatattaCAAAAAAGGGTGACAATCAATACCAGGATGACTAAAAGGTAAACAACAAAATAGGAAAACGTATTCTTCTCTTCTGTCAAAGatgaaatcaaaatttcatattaaaCCTACAACTATATCCAATTCATAAAGTTTTATTAGAACATTTTCCACTGGCGGACATGTCAATTTTGCTAGTAATTGGAAACTATCAATAAACCATACTGATACCTatcagaaatatatatatggcttCTCGGCTGCAGACATCCGCACCGTCCGTACGGGGCGGATTCGGTGATTCGGCAACCGGCAACGCTCAACGACGGCGCCGACCAGCACAACTGCACTCCCCTCCTCCCGGCACTTCTGTCTGTGCCAGCCGGAGCTGCAGTGCCGGTGTGGGCTGGCCGGCACCGTGCGGAGATTTCGAGATTCCAGCCAGCGCtgcagctccggccggcaTAGACAGGAGCGCCGGGGgaggggagtgcggctgtgctggtcGGCACC contains:
- the LOC126797135 gene encoding probable jasmonic acid carboxyl methyltransferase 2 codes for the protein MEVVQVLHMNKGDGETSYARNSTVQRKTQSIVKPIIEKAVLELLESNIMGIESMGIADLGCSSGPNTLLLISHILDMIHAKPSRVTELRVFLNDLFSNDFNSIFMSLPSFYNKLKRDHDKGRDPDQHVMHPFVSAVPGSFYGPLFPRKSLHFVHSSFRLHWLSRVPDDLNNKGNICISKSSPKCVLDAHSMQFQKDFADFLSSRVPEMVEGGRMVLCFMGRRSSDLTVDDEGNLHSLELLADALAAMVSKGLIEEEKVNSFNVPYYTPCPEELNLVLEKQGSFIKDRIEAFSMDWEASAADLNQNMRAVGDDQKITKSGQRISNSLRVVAESMLESHFGKEMVDEVFQKHAELVSKCLSSRTTRPKYIIFVISLVKIGN
- the LOC126801103 gene encoding glyoxylate/hydroxypyruvate reductase A HPR2-like — its product is MESVGVLLPIPMSPYLEQELEKRFNLLKLWTAPHKTQFVKDHAASIRALIGNASSGADAELIDSLPKLEIVSCNSVGVDKVDLKYCKEKGVRVTNTPDVLTDDVADIAIGLTLAVMRRLCESDRYVRSGLWKKGDYELTTKFTGKTVGIIGLGRIGKAVAKRAEAFSCPIAYFSRTEKSDLKYKYYPTVVELASNCDVLVVACPLTEETRHIINREVIDALGPKGVLINIGRGHHVDEAELVSALIEGRLGGAGLDVYQNEPEVPEQLFGLENVVLLPHVGSATTETRNAMADLVIGNLEAHFLNKPLLTPVV